The window CGACAACACGATCAGCGTGCATATTTCGAACCTGCGCCGGAAAATGGCCGAACACACTTCCGAGGAATACATAAAAACCGTTTGGGGCGTCGGCTTCATGCTCGTGTAGGGCATCTTTAAGAATTCTTTATGATTTGCTTACAGGATGTTAAAGGGGTCTGCGCTACCATATAGGTACCAACTACTTTTGAAAAGGGGTTACTCATATGGAGACGGTCATTCGAACAGCGCAGCTGACGAAAAGTTTCAAAGGGACGAATGTGATCAAACCGCTCGACTTCACGTTGTATAAGGGAGAGATTTGTGCACTGATCGGCCAGAACGGGGCAGGGAAATCGACGATCTTTAAAATGCTGTCGGGCCAGCTGATCCCGACGTCGGGCGAAATCCGGTTATTCGGGAAGATTGGACAGGACATGGCGGATGCGAGGCAGCGCATGGGGTTCTTGATTGAGACGCCAGCTTTCTTTGCCGACTTCACAGCCGAGCAGAATTTGAAATACTATGCACTTCAGCGGGGCATCGTGGAAAAGAACCGAATTGCCGAGGTGTTGGCGATCGTCGGGTTGGCCAATGAGAAGAGGAAGCGGTTCAAAGAGTATTCAATGGGGATGAAGCAGCGATTGGGCCTCGCCCTCTGTCTGCTCAGCAGTCCGGACTGCTTAGTGCTGGATGAGCCGATAAATGGTCTGGACGCGGAAGGCATTCGCGAAATCCGCAACTTGCTGATCAGGTTGAATGAAGAGAAGCAGATTACGATATTCATTTCAAGCCATATTCTGACCGAATTGCATTTATTGGCGACCCGGTTTGTATTTCTGAAGGACGGCGCAGTTGTGGAAGATATCACGAAAGAGGCACTGCAGGAGAAAAGCCGGAAACAGCTGATCGTGACGGTGGATGATGCGGCAAAAGCGGTACGCCTGTTGGAACAGAACTATTCTGCGATTTCCTATAAGGTGATGCCGAATCAAGTGATCGCCATTCATGGTCACATTGAGAACAGCGGGGAGATCAACCGCTTGTTTACGATGAACGGCGTGACTGTCATGGAATTTCGCGCGGAGGCTCGGAACTTGGAAGAATACTTTTTAGAGTTGGTCGGGGGTGCAGCGATATGATCAATTATTTGAAGAGTGAACAGTACAGGCTGCTGTGGAAAAAATCATTACATTTGACGAGTCTTGTCTGCCTTCTGCTCATCAGTGCGGCCGGAGCGGTGCTCGCTTATTTCGGAAAGTCTGACCCTTCCTTCCCTTACGCCACGTCCACATTCTATTATTCGAATGTGCTCGGCAGTGCAGGGCTCATCATTTTGATAGCGTTCATCGTCAATATCAGCTTGACCGGCAAAGATACGTCCGTGCTGAAGAACACGATTTCGTTCGGGATTACGAGGATGACGGTATACTGGTCCAAACTGATTCTCACTTTCGGCTATTTCCTGCTCCTCAGCATTATCGGTCTCTGTCTCTTGATCGGCATTGGGGAAACCGTCCTGCCGACTGAAAGCGGATCGGTCAGAATCTGATGACAGCTGTGGTGAACATGGTGCCGATCATTCTCAGCGCGTTTCTGCTGATTCATACGCTGAAGCTGTTGAAGATAGGTGAAGTGTATATTTTGGTGATCCTGCTCGGCATATATGGCTTTGCCGGCAACCTTCTATGGGTGTTATCGAAGAAGTTTGCATTCTTTAAAAAGCTGTATGAGTATGCGCCCGATACACTCATGAGCCGGAATCTGATGGAATTCATAGATAAGACGGCGCATATCGGCTTCCCGTACTATCTGACGGGCGGGTTGTTGGCGGCAGCAGCGATCGTCATTGGGATTCTGCAGTTCTCGAAAAAACCAATTGACTGAGGAAGGATGAAAACATATGGGCAGCTGGCTGATCATCGCAATCTTAACAGGGCTCCTGCTCATCCTATTTGCCTCCTATCTGCTATTGCGCTACGACATCCGCATGATGACGAAACAGCTTGACGGGATTATCGAAAACTTCGGGACGAATGAAATCGTACGGACGAGCACGCATAACCGAAGCTTGTCCAAATTCGCTGCCAACATCAACAAACTTATCTCCGTGTTCAAACAAGATCAGCAGCGGGGGATTGCCCGGGAAGTAAATTTGAAACAGGAGATCACGAACATTTCGCATGACTTCCGTACGCCTTTGACATCGATGAAAGGATTTTCGGAACTGCTGTCAGATCCTTCCTTGACGGAAAGTGAAAAGAAGGAATACTTGGCGGTTGTCCAGAAGAAAATCGATCATTTGATTAACATCGTGGACCTGTTTTATGAATTGTCGCAGCTGAATTCATCGGACCAGCATATGTTGATCGAGAAAGTGGATTTGAATCAAACCGTCATCGATGTCCTCCTCTCGTTCTATGATGAGTTTGAGAAGAAGCAATTAGAGGTTCATTTCGAGGAAAGCACGGTTCCTCCCATTTTGGCGGATCAAAAAGCCGTGAGCCGGATCGTCGCCAATATCATCCAGAATGCCCTCTCCTACAGTAAAAGCACGGTGACGATCCGACTGACGGAAGAAGGGGGCTATATCCGCCTGCACGTGACAAATGATTTCGAATCCATCGATGCTGCGCAGGTCGAACGGATTTTCGACAGGACGTTCAGGATGGATGGCAGCCGAGCGGACGGGCAGCTCGGACTCGGCTTGCATATCGTCCGGCAGCTCATCGGGAATTTAGGCGGGCAGGCGGTTGCTGACGTGGATGGCGATACATTCACCTTGGAGGTTTCATTCAGAAAATGGGGATCGTAGAAG is drawn from Sporosarcina sp. FSL W7-1349 and contains these coding sequences:
- a CDS encoding ABC transporter ATP-binding protein, with product METVIRTAQLTKSFKGTNVIKPLDFTLYKGEICALIGQNGAGKSTIFKMLSGQLIPTSGEIRLFGKIGQDMADARQRMGFLIETPAFFADFTAEQNLKYYALQRGIVEKNRIAEVLAIVGLANEKRKRFKEYSMGMKQRLGLALCLLSSPDCLVLDEPINGLDAEGIREIRNLLIRLNEEKQITIFISSHILTELHLLATRFVFLKDGAVVEDITKEALQEKSRKQLIVTVDDAAKAVRLLEQNYSAISYKVMPNQVIAIHGHIENSGEINRLFTMNGVTVMEFRAEARNLEEYFLELVGGAAI
- a CDS encoding sensor histidine kinase, whose protein sequence is MGSWLIIAILTGLLLILFASYLLLRYDIRMMTKQLDGIIENFGTNEIVRTSTHNRSLSKFAANINKLISVFKQDQQRGIAREVNLKQEITNISHDFRTPLTSMKGFSELLSDPSLTESEKKEYLAVVQKKIDHLINIVDLFYELSQLNSSDQHMLIEKVDLNQTVIDVLLSFYDEFEKKQLEVHFEESTVPPILADQKAVSRIVANIIQNALSYSKSTVTIRLTEEGGYIRLHVTNDFESIDAAQVERIFDRTFRMDGSRADGQLGLGLHIVRQLIGNLGGQAVADVDGDTFTLEVSFRKWGS